The nucleotide sequence CGTGATGGGAGATTCCCCGAAACGTATCGAACAAGCCATCAACATTCTGGTGAAACTAAAACTGGCTTTGTACGAAATGGGCAAAGACCCGACAAACCCGGATGGACCGGAAGAAATTCAGAAGGTTCACTTCCTGGATCTGGGCCTGGTGGAAAGCTTCTTCGAATTCTATCAATACTACTATTTCAAAGGCGGCCGATCCGACCTTTTGAAAGTCGATGAGCTGTGCGTGCAGATGCTGGGTGCGATTCTGAAACTTTCAGAAAATGAACAGCCCGACCGTTTCGGCATCGTGGGTGCTGATTTTGCGAAGTTCAGCGAATTCTGCAAAGAGGAAATCGGCATCAATCTGAACAATGACCACTTTGCCCGCTTGGAAGGCAAAGGCGTCTTTATGAAGCGTAAAAATGCCGGCACAGGCGTTGTCCTGCAGTTTGAAGTCAAAGAATTCCGTTCAATCCTGCAAAGCTGGAAGATGCTGCGCGAGATTGAAAAATGGAATGAAAAAGGCTTCGTCGACATGGACGAAAAAGAAGAAAAACCAAAGAAAAAATCCAGTGGTCCTGCCTGCCCGGCTTGTAGTGCCGATGTTCAGGCCGGCGCCAAATTCTGCCACGAATGTGGCCATAAGATGACTGCGGCGGCTTAACATGAGTGAATCCCTGATCGTTTTTAAAGCCATTCACAATGAAGCCGAAAAACAGACCCTGTTGCAACGTCTGGTGAACAGCGGTGAAACGATCGTCCTTAGAGACAAGTTCGATCGCAGCATCACCCTGCGCACCATGGGCGTGAACGACAAACTGCAGATCAAATGCCACCCGCCAGAATCCACGGCCATGAACACCGAGGATTCTGCAAGGTTCACCGCCAGCTTTTCCATCAAAGGTGAAAAGTACCTGTTTGAAACCCACCCGGTGATCAACGAAACCAACATCACCCTGACGGTTCTGAACCTGTTCCATCTGCAAAAAAGAAAAAACTATCGCTATGTGATCCCGGCGGATTATTCCGCCGAGTTCGTGGTGACGTATTTGAATCAGTCCGTGTGTTCACACACCTGCCGTCTGCTGGATTTATCCACGGAAGGCTGTGCCGTTGAAATCCCACAGACCGAAGCCAATCTTCATCTGGAAGACCTGGTGGAAGCCGAAATTTTCCTGGGCGACCGTGACCCGATCGTGGTTCAGGGCCTTATTAAAAATATCCGCGTGAAGAATGATGAAACGCTGGTT is from Bdellovibrio bacteriovorus str. Tiberius and encodes:
- a CDS encoding cyclic nucleotide-binding domain-containing protein; the protein is MSVKTFKKGEVIYKDGDKITAVYLIQSGGANQCLIRGKKTIDLFQLGSSHILGDQVILGQATHPTSAVATTETKVLEIPVETLKQQYEGAPQMLKVIIKSLADRLRLAMNDVRSSKLEKDSSPCPEDQVAKVYGAIFHTANHKGDRSQAGRVIVDWNMMKQYCQRVMGDSPKRIEQAINILVKLKLALYEMGKDPTNPDGPEEIQKVHFLDLGLVESFFEFYQYYYFKGGRSDLLKVDELCVQMLGAILKLSENEQPDRFGIVGADFAKFSEFCKEEIGINLNNDHFARLEGKGVFMKRKNAGTGVVLQFEVKEFRSILQSWKMLREIEKWNEKGFVDMDEKEEKPKKKSSGPACPACSADVQAGAKFCHECGHKMTAAA
- a CDS encoding PilZ domain-containing protein, coding for MSESLIVFKAIHNEAEKQTLLQRLVNSGETIVLRDKFDRSITLRTMGVNDKLQIKCHPPESTAMNTEDSARFTASFSIKGEKYLFETHPVINETNITLTVLNLFHLQKRKNYRYVIPADYSAEFVVTYLNQSVCSHTCRLLDLSTEGCAVEIPQTEANLHLEDLVEAEIFLGDRDPIVVQGLIKNIRVKNDETLVLGVEFNHMANASEGKIVASLTDLQRDIYFRRTG